CGAACAGATCGGCGAGGGGGGCTTTCGTGGCGTGATGATGTCGCGATGCCCGACGAGATGCCTACGCCGTTGGGGCCCTTGATAACTCTTAGTTATCTCGTGAGTACCACCAGGTCTTGGACGCAATGCCGAGGTGTGAGGAAAAGTGAAGAGCAGGAAAGAAATTCAATCAAGGCAGCTACTGCCGGAAAGGGTGCTCGTGACGACCGGGGATACCATCGAAGATACCGACGCAAGGGACGTGGGAGCTCTCACCGATGGAATTCACTTGGTGGTCGATGCGCTTCTGCTCAATGATGTGCACACCATTTACGGTCTGGTCGGCATTCCGATCACCGACCTGGCGCGGACAGCACAGGCCTCGGGCATCCGCTACATAGGTTTTCGTCACGAAAGCGCCGCGGGGCATGCTGCGGCAGCAGCGGGCTTCCTGACCCAAAAACCCGGAATCTGCTTGACGGTGTCAGCGCCGGGATTCCTCAATGGACTCGTGGCCCTGGCCAATGCGACCACCAATTGCTTTCCTATGGTGCAGATTTCGGGCTCCAGTGAACGTCACCTCGTTGATCTGCAGCGTGGTGATTACGAGGAAATGGATCAGCTGGCCGCTGCTAGGCCCTTCGTCAAGGCGGCTTACCGGGTGTCTCGCGCCCAGGACATCGGCCGTGGTGTGGCGCGGGCAATTCGGACCGCCGCATCCGGGCGCCCCGGCGGGGTCTACCTTGACATCCCGGCGGCTGTGCTGGGCGAGGTTGTCGAGGCGAGGTCCGCCGCCGAGACGCTCTGGCGGGTGGTCGATCCAGCGCCGCGGCAGTTACCAGATCTTGAGTCGGTAGATAAGGCAATCGAATTGCTCGCCGGCGCTAAACGGCCCCTGGTCGTCTTGGGTAAGGGTGCTGCCTACGCGCAGGCCGATGAGCAGATCAAAGAGTTTGTCGAAAGCACCGGGGCACCATTCTTGCCGATGTCGATGGCCAAGGGGCTGCTGCCCGACGACCACCCGCAGTCGGCCGCGACGGCGCGGTCACTGGCGCTGCGTCGGGCAGATGTCGTCCTGCTGGTCGGTGCGCGGTTGAACTGGTTACTCGGACATGGTGATGCACCTCAGTGGAACCCCGACGCCAAGTTCATTCAGATAGACATCGAGGCCAGCGAAATGGATAGCAATCAACCTATTGCGGCTCCTCTGGTCGGAGATATCGGGTCGGTGATGCAGGCGCTGGTGGAGCGCTCGAAGCCGGGCCAGATCAGCACGTCGGCCCAATGGCGTGAAGAGCTTTCGGCCAAAGCGGCGCAGAATGTCGCGAAGATGGCGGACCGTCTCGCGGCTGCGCGCGTCGCGCACCCGATGAAGTTCCTCGGTGCTTTGCAGGCGATACGTGAAGTTCTGCAGGACAATTCGCAAGTATGTCTCGTCAACGAGGGCGCGAACGCCCTTGATCTGGCGCGCAACACGATCGGCATGTACCGGCCGCGCCGGCGCCTCGACAGCGGGACCTGGGGCGTGATGGGCATCGGGATGGGATATGCGATCGCCGCCGCGGTGGAGACCGGCGAGCCGGTGGTGGCGATCGAAGGCGACAGTGCTTTCGGGTTCAGTGGAATGGAATTAGAGACCATCTGCCGCTACAAACTTCCCATCGTCACCGTCATCCTCAACAACAGCGGCGTGTACCGCGGCGACGACCGCTCGGCGTCTGACGACCCGGCCCCGACGGCGTTGGAAGCGCATCACGAGTTCATGATCAAGGCTTTCGGCGGTTCGGGTTATCGCGCCGAAACGCCCGACGAGGTCGCCGCGGCGCTGCGCGAGGCACTGGCGTCGGGCCGGCCGGCGCTGATCGATTGCCTGATCGATCCATCCGATGGAACCGAAAGCGGCAACATCGCCCACCTCAACCCCAAGGGGATAACCAACAAGGGCTGAAAGCGCGCTGGCATGCCTGCCTACCAGGCAACACGTCGATAGAAGGTAACTCGAAGCACGAGAACGAAAGGAAATCTGTTATGACCGAACTGCCGTTGTCTGGGATCAAGGTCATCGACTTCACCGGCGTCCAGGCGGGTCCAGCCTGTACCCAGATGCTCGCCTGGTTTGGCGCGGACGTCCTCAAAGTTGAGCGGACGACTGGGGGCGACGTGACGCGTAATCAGTTGCGCGACATACCCGATGCGGACGCTTTGTACTTCACCATGCTCAACAGCAACAAGCGCTCCCTGGCGATCAACACGAAATCACCGCAAGGCGTTGAGGTGATGGAAAAGCTGATCCGCCAGGCCGATGTGTTGGTGGAGAATTTTGCGCCAGGCGCGATGGATCGGATGGGTTTGTCCTGGGACAAGTTGCAATCCTGGAATCCGCGACTGATCTTCGGTTCAGTCAAGGGTTTCAATGACGACTCGTCGTGGAACGACCTCAAGGTCTACGAGAACGTCGCACAGTGCGCCGGCGGCAACGCGTCCACCACCGGATTTTGGGACGGTCCGCCGACGGTCAGCGGTGCCGCCCTGGGCGACTCCAACACCGGAATGCACCTGCTGATCGGTATCCTGACCGCACTGATCGCGCGCGACAAGACCGGCAAGGGCCAGAAGGTATCCGCCTCGATGCAGGACTGCGTGCTGAATCTGTGCCGGGTGAAGCTGCGCGACCAACAGCGCCTCGAGCGCGTCGGCTACTTGGAGGAGTATCCGCAATATCCCAACGGCACGTTCGGTGACGCGGTGCCGCGCGGCGGTAACGCCGGCGGCGGTGGCCAGCCGGGTTGGGTGCTCAAGTGCAAGGGTTGGGAGACTGATCCGAACGCGTACATCTACTTCACGATCCAGGAGCAGAACTGGGCGCGCACGGCGGAGGCGATCGGGCGGCCGGAATGGGCCGACGACTCGGCCTACAACACCGCGCTTGCCCGCCAGGACAAGATCTTCGAGATCTTCGCGGAGATCGAGAAGTGGCTGGCCGACAAGACGAAGTACGAGGCCGTCGACATCCTGCGCAAGTGGGAGATCCCGTGTTCACCGGTGTTCTCCATGAAAGAGCTCGCCGTGGATCCCGATCTGCGCAAGAGCGGCAGCGTCGTCGAGGTGGAGCAGAAGGGGCGCGGCACTTTCCTGACGGTCGGGAGCCCGATCAAGTTCTCGTCCTTCAAGCCCGACATCAAGGGTGCGCCGCTGCTCGGCGAGCACACCGACGAGGTATTGGCCGAATTGGGGTATGACGCCGACACCATTGCCGGATGGCGGCAGAACGCGATAGTCGTCTAGAGAAGAAAGCATGCCGCGCGCTTGCGCGCTTCCCCAATCGCCGGGTCGCGGCGGGGATGGCCCCAGGGATTTCGATCCCTGGGGCCATCTCTTCTCCGTCGAGTCACGTTGACCGACAACCACATCATGTGTGCCGAGAAGTCGGCTCGTAATTATGGGCGGTGCGGGGGATCGGTGCGGCGGCCACCCAGGGCACCGGATACGTGGATGCCGTCGGATGGTCCGAAGTCGTCGGCAGCGACAACGCGAGAAGTTTGACTGCTTACGGTGCCGTTGCCGCGTGGCTTGCCGCGAGTGTCAATTCGGCAGGCGGCAAATTGGATAGCCGGGCCGCTGCAACCGTCGTGGCGCGATGGCGGCGCATAGGCAGATCAAGCCGATGGCGACGAAAGCCATTCCCAGGCGCTCAAAAGGTATCAACAGCGCGGGCAGTCCCACCCCGATCAGACCGCCGAACATCTTGGCGCTGTACACCAGCCCGAAGTTGCCGACCGCGCTGCGCTCTCCGAAATAATCGGCGACCAGGTTGATAAACAGCGAATAGAAGGTTCCGCCGGCTAACCCGCTGAGTGCGGCAAACGCGACGAATCCGACGGCGGACCCTGCCGAGGCTGAGGACGCCAAGCCCAGGAGCGCGAAACCCTCAATCCCCAACGCCAGACTCAACGTCTGACGCCTACCGAATCGATCCGAGAACCGGCTGGCGATATACCGGCCGGCACCGTTCACCAGCGCCAGCACCGCGACGGCGACGGTGCCGACCGCTAGCGGCAAGTCGTGGGCTATCGCGATGCTTGGCACGTAAACGATGGTCAGCAACGCCGCCGCCGACGCCACCACCGCGATCAGGTACATCAGCACGAAGGCCGATGTCCGGGCGGTCTCGCCGGGCCAGTATTGCCGTATCGCCGGGGCATTGCCTAACAGGCTGCGGTTCACGCGCTTGTCGACGCCCCACAGTCTTGGGTCGATCTCGGCCGGCCACCAGTCCGGCGGTGGATCGCGAAAGAAGGCGCCGCACATCGTCACCACGACCAGAACACAGAGTCCCACGGCCCAGAGGACGGCCCCGCGGTTGGCGGGGTGAAGCACCCAGGCGAACAAGACGATAAACGGGATCGCACCGCAACCGAACGCGCCCGATACCAGCGAGACTTTCGCACCGCGTTGCTCGGGGTACCACTGTGCCACAGTGGAAAGGCAAGTAGCGTAAACAATCCCGGCGCCGATGCCGCTCAGCACGGAGTAGCCCACCACTGCGATCTTGAGATCGCTGGTGCACGAAAGCGTCAGCGGGCCAACGGCGGACAAGGCGGCACCGATCAACATCGCAGTGGGCGAACCGATTCCGCAGCGTCCCCGTAGCGCTGGGGTAGCGGCAGCGGCACCTGCCTGAAAAACCACCCACAGAGCCAGCACCGAGAATACGCCTGCGGCAGCGGGGGCATGCGACTGCTGGACAGCGATGACGGCGACCCCGTAGCCAAATTGGAGCACGCTGATACCGGCCATTGCCGTCCATGGCAGCCACAGCATCCAGATTCTCGACCGCGCCATGATGTCGTGCGGTCGTTCGCCGATGCGATACGAGCACCCGTGCGCTCGAATCCGCAGGACTGCGATTCCATCACCGCCGGTCA
The DNA window shown above is from Mycobacterium sp. Aquia_216 and carries:
- the frc gene encoding formyl-CoA transferase translates to MTELPLSGIKVIDFTGVQAGPACTQMLAWFGADVLKVERTTGGDVTRNQLRDIPDADALYFTMLNSNKRSLAINTKSPQGVEVMEKLIRQADVLVENFAPGAMDRMGLSWDKLQSWNPRLIFGSVKGFNDDSSWNDLKVYENVAQCAGGNASTTGFWDGPPTVSGAALGDSNTGMHLLIGILTALIARDKTGKGQKVSASMQDCVLNLCRVKLRDQQRLERVGYLEEYPQYPNGTFGDAVPRGGNAGGGGQPGWVLKCKGWETDPNAYIYFTIQEQNWARTAEAIGRPEWADDSAYNTALARQDKIFEIFAEIEKWLADKTKYEAVDILRKWEIPCSPVFSMKELAVDPDLRKSGSVVEVEQKGRGTFLTVGSPIKFSSFKPDIKGAPLLGEHTDEVLAELGYDADTIAGWRQNAIVV
- a CDS encoding OFA family MFS transporter, translated to MTGGDGIAVLRIRAHGCSYRIGERPHDIMARSRIWMLWLPWTAMAGISVLQFGYGVAVIAVQQSHAPAAAGVFSVLALWVVFQAGAAAATPALRGRCGIGSPTAMLIGAALSAVGPLTLSCTSDLKIAVVGYSVLSGIGAGIVYATCLSTVAQWYPEQRGAKVSLVSGAFGCGAIPFIVLFAWVLHPANRGAVLWAVGLCVLVVVTMCGAFFRDPPPDWWPAEIDPRLWGVDKRVNRSLLGNAPAIRQYWPGETARTSAFVLMYLIAVVASAAALLTIVYVPSIAIAHDLPLAVGTVAVAVLALVNGAGRYIASRFSDRFGRRQTLSLALGIEGFALLGLASSASAGSAVGFVAFAALSGLAGGTFYSLFINLVADYFGERSAVGNFGLVYSAKMFGGLIGVGLPALLIPFERLGMAFVAIGLICLCAAIAPRRLQRPGYPICRLPN
- the oxc gene encoding oxalyl-CoA decarboxylase, with the translated sequence MEDTDARDVGALTDGIHLVVDALLLNDVHTIYGLVGIPITDLARTAQASGIRYIGFRHESAAGHAAAAAGFLTQKPGICLTVSAPGFLNGLVALANATTNCFPMVQISGSSERHLVDLQRGDYEEMDQLAAARPFVKAAYRVSRAQDIGRGVARAIRTAASGRPGGVYLDIPAAVLGEVVEARSAAETLWRVVDPAPRQLPDLESVDKAIELLAGAKRPLVVLGKGAAYAQADEQIKEFVESTGAPFLPMSMAKGLLPDDHPQSAATARSLALRRADVVLLVGARLNWLLGHGDAPQWNPDAKFIQIDIEASEMDSNQPIAAPLVGDIGSVMQALVERSKPGQISTSAQWREELSAKAAQNVAKMADRLAAARVAHPMKFLGALQAIREVLQDNSQVCLVNEGANALDLARNTIGMYRPRRRLDSGTWGVMGIGMGYAIAAAVETGEPVVAIEGDSAFGFSGMELETICRYKLPIVTVILNNSGVYRGDDRSASDDPAPTALEAHHEFMIKAFGGSGYRAETPDEVAAALREALASGRPALIDCLIDPSDGTESGNIAHLNPKGITNKG